One Thermodesulfobacteriota bacterium DNA window includes the following coding sequences:
- the fdhD gene encoding formate dehydrogenase accessory sulfurtransferase FdhD produces MSTIQTTKVEEKTINVPCDFFFEGDLSQGFATIPREKKLKLKINGVELVNILCTPIKLEFLVIGYLYLEGFISGLDDLKKMVWSYDKNEVDVEILGANSLSPKGRTVPVGLGGGAIFEKEIKKVDSDICFFADELVEAIKNFTGYVEERRQASGIHTSALARSKDLVFVADDIGRHNTLDKLAGEALKSNVRIEEMILITTGRVSSEMILKGAKLGVPLVVSRRSPTEGAVDHAKNLGITLIGHAKKNGFSIFSNPERIKFR; encoded by the coding sequence ATGAGCACAATCCAGACGACGAAGGTGGAAGAAAAAACGATAAACGTTCCATGTGATTTTTTCTTTGAAGGTGATCTTTCTCAAGGCTTTGCAACAATCCCTAGAGAAAAGAAGCTAAAACTTAAAATTAACGGCGTTGAACTGGTGAATATCCTTTGTACTCCCATAAAGCTTGAGTTCTTAGTCATTGGGTATCTGTACCTGGAGGGGTTCATTTCTGGACTTGACGATCTAAAAAAGATGGTCTGGTCATACGATAAAAACGAAGTTGATGTGGAGATTTTGGGAGCTAATTCCCTTTCACCAAAAGGAAGGACGGTACCTGTGGGATTGGGTGGAGGAGCAATCTTCGAAAAAGAGATTAAAAAGGTGGATTCGGATATCTGTTTCTTTGCGGATGAACTCGTAGAAGCTATAAAGAATTTCACAGGATACGTTGAGGAACGAAGACAGGCAAGTGGGATCCATACCTCAGCCCTTGCGCGATCAAAAGATCTTGTCTTTGTGGCGGACGACATTGGGAGGCACAACACTCTCGACAAACTCGCAGGCGAGGCTTTAAAAAGTAATGTTCGGATAGAGGAGATGATTCTAATTACAACGGGACGGGTTTCCTCAGAGATGATCCTTAAGGGAGCAAAGCTCGGTGTTCCTTTAGTTGTGAGCAGGCGTTCCCCGACAGAGGGTGCAGTCGATCACGCAAAAAATCTCGGTATCACTTTGATTGGTCACGCAAAAAAAAACGGATTTTCAATATTTTCGAATCCTGAAAGAATAAAGTTCAGATAA
- a CDS encoding (Fe-S)-binding protein, with the protein METLAPFKEVIDEIKECGGRAVTNCFQCGKCDTVCPWNEVSNFSVRKVIREATFGLSEVEKEEIWKCTTCGRCPVICPRDVKQIEDMVALRRIATKYGIFPGPVKPIRSIVQGLQWQGNPFNEERQKRNEWASGLSVKEHNDKTEYLYFTCCYLSYDPRLKRVARSVVNILNKAKIDFGILGQRENCCGESIKRSGNEDLFIRLAKENIKAFVDSGVKRIIVSSPHCYHTFKNEYPELKVNFEVLHLSEVAYELLLNGRLKIKKEYKKRVVYHDPCYLGRHNGIFDEPREILKSIPGLELVELKDSREDSLCCGMGGGRVWMETPKEERFSNLRIEEAAKIEAQELVTSCPYCITAFEDSRLVMNLSDRIEVKDIAEILDEVI; encoded by the coding sequence ATGGAGACTTTAGCCCCTTTCAAGGAAGTAATAGATGAGATAAAAGAGTGCGGAGGAAGAGCTGTAACGAACTGCTTCCAGTGCGGGAAGTGCGATACTGTTTGTCCCTGGAATGAGGTTTCGAATTTCAGTGTAAGAAAGGTTATTCGCGAGGCTACGTTCGGACTTAGCGAGGTAGAAAAGGAAGAAATATGGAAGTGCACAACGTGTGGTAGATGCCCGGTTATATGCCCTCGAGATGTGAAGCAGATAGAAGATATGGTCGCTTTAAGAAGGATAGCCACCAAATATGGAATATTTCCTGGTCCAGTAAAGCCTATAAGGTCGATAGTTCAGGGACTCCAGTGGCAAGGAAATCCTTTCAATGAAGAAAGGCAGAAAAGAAATGAATGGGCTTCCGGATTATCAGTAAAAGAGCATAATGACAAGACCGAGTATCTGTACTTTACCTGTTGTTACCTTTCATACGATCCTAGATTGAAAAGGGTGGCAAGATCGGTCGTCAATATTCTTAACAAGGCAAAGATTGACTTTGGAATCCTGGGACAAAGAGAGAATTGCTGCGGTGAGAGCATTAAGAGATCCGGAAATGAGGATCTTTTTATCCGCCTAGCTAAGGAAAACATAAAGGCCTTTGTGGATAGCGGCGTGAAAAGAATCATAGTCTCCTCACCGCATTGCTACCACACATTCAAAAATGAATATCCAGAATTAAAAGTTAACTTTGAGGTGCTCCACCTATCGGAGGTCGCATACGAACTTCTTTTAAACGGAAGACTCAAAATAAAAAAAGAGTACAAAAAAAGGGTTGTCTATCATGACCCCTGCTATTTGGGTAGACATAACGGAATATTTGACGAGCCGAGAGAGATCCTTAAGTCTATCCCGGGACTTGAGCTTGTGGAATTAAAAGATTCAAGGGAAGACAGCCTATGTTGCGGAATGGGGGGAGGGAGAGTGTGGATGGAAACCCCAAAGGAGGAGAGGTTCTCAAACTTAAGGATTGAAGAAGCTGCAAAGATTGAAGCTCAAGAGCTCGTTACATCATGCCCGTATTGCATAACGGCGTTCGAGGACTCGAGACTGGTAATGAATTTGAGCGACAGAATTGAGGTAAAGGATATAGCTGAAATTCTAGACGAGGTTATATGA